CGGCTTCAGGACCTTGTAGCGGAAACCTCCGGAAAACCCGCCCAGGTTGAGCACCGCGCCCATGCTGACGTAGTTGAACGGGTTGAGCGCATTGAGCAGCCTCGACCGGGACCGGGTGAGCCGGCCGAACCACTTGAGGCGCCTCAGGAGTCTCTGGAACTTCTTGATTTCCGGATGCAACTCTCTCCGGATGTCGGAGTCGAAGTCGTGGGCGTAGACGCCGCCGCGATACTTCACGCTGTAGCTGAACCTGGTGTCGACCAGGTCGATACCTTGCTGCCGCAGGAAGAGGAGAAGATGGGGGTAGACCGAGGGTATGCACGCGGTCACGGAGATATCGAACGGAATCGTGGTGCCATCGGTTTGCGGCATGTCGACGGTGACGGCATTGCCGCCGACAGAAGTCTGTGCTTCGAACACCCGGAAATCGAATCGATCGGGGTGTTGATGCAGCGCCCAGGCCGTCCCGAGCCCCGAGACTCCGGCGCCGACAATGGCAATTCTTCTCGGCATCGCCGCACCTCGCTTCACGTGCGGAACCTAATCCGGTAAGAGATAAAGCCCCTCATCAGGAGCACACACTCAGCAGGAAAGCGAGGACCAAAAAGAGGATGACAGCCAATACAGGCGGCCCAAGTTTCAAAATTGCCGCTAAGGCCAAACCGAAGGTGAAGGGTTTCTCCGCCGCCCAGTTGATGAACTTGGCGCCGGCCTTATCCCCGCCCTGAGGAACCGGGTCTCCGCGCTGCCTTCCCTCCTCGAAGCGGACCTTGAAGACGTCCCCGTCCTTATGGCGGGCAATCCACTGTCCGTGCAGTTCCCCCTGCACCATGGGAGCTTTGTGGACGGACCCGTCCGCCGGACGAATAACCCACTGTCCGTGGGGCATCCCCTCCACAACGGGACCTTCGTGGATATCCCCGTTCGCAAAACGCACAACCCACCGTCCATGCTGCTCCCCCTCCACCATGGGGCCTTGGTGGACTTCCCCATTCGCATGGCGCAGCACCCAGTGTCCGTGCGGCTTCCCCTCTACGAAAGGACCTTCTTCGACATCCCCATTCGCATGACGCAGCACCCACTGTCCGTGCTGTTTGCCCTCTACTATGGGACCTGTGAAAACAGCGCCGTCCGCGGCGCGAAAAACCCACTGTCCAGGCTCGATCCCTTCCACATAAGTGCCATGGCCGACGGTGCCGTCGGTTAAGCGCAGCACCCACGGTCCGTGCGGCTGTCCGTCTACGTAGGGGCCTTCGTGGACCTCTCCGCTCGCATAGCGTTCAACCCACTGCCCGTGCCGTTTTCCCTCCACATATGGGCCTTCTTCAATATCCCCGTTGGCACTCCGCAGCACCCATTTCCCGTGTCTCTTCCCCTTTTCGTAGCGGCCTTCGTCGACGGCTCCGTCCGCCAAGTGCTCGATACTCCTGCCATGTCCCTTGGCGGCTTGCTCGCTGGCGGGCTTCTTCATGACTACATCCTCTCGAACGGATCTTTGAAATCAAGTCCGTCCCGAACCACTGCCGAGCACGAACCCGCTCTTCCTGGGAGAAGGATGTAGGCCTCTCGCGATCCATAATGGAATTGGACGCCATTTTTACTATGGATAGATAGAAATTTGCTACAGACAGTAAATATGAATGGAAGAGAGGGGGTTTCCCGGCCTTCGGCGCAACGAAGAATCGGCGGTAGGACAACCGCCGCTCCCATCACCAACCCAAGGCGTAGCAGGAGCGGCGGGGATCGGCGCCGGTGGCCAGGGTCCCGGTGGACGGATCGCGCCAGGTGATGGTGGCTCCCATGCCGCAGACCAGGGCCGGCACCACCTTGTGGCCCAGTTTTCCCAGCTCCCGCCCGGTCGACTCGGGGAAGGCCTCCTCCAGGGAGAGCTGCCCCGGGAAGTAGACGTGGGGGTAGAAGGAGTTCCGGAAGCTGTCGCTCCCGAAGCGGGGGGCCTCGATGGCTTCCTGGATGTTCATTCCGAAGACCAGCACGTTGAGCAGCAACTGGAGGTTGGCCTGGGCTTGCTGGTCGCCGCCGGGGCAGCCCACGGTCATGACCGGTTGCCCGTCCTTCACCACCAGGTAGCCCACCAGCGTGGTCCGCGGCCGCTTCCCCGGCTCCAGGCCATTGGGGTGATCCGGCTTCAGGAAGAACATCTCGCTGCGGGTGCTCAGGGCGCAGCCGATCTCGGGGAAGAAGACCGCCTTGGCGAAGGACGCGCCGCTGGGTGTGGCGCACACCAGGTTGCCGTGATGGTCCACCACGGCGATGTGGGTCGTCCCCTGATCCGCGTAGGTGGGACCCGGGAGGTCGGACGGTGGCGGAGCCTCCGGAGCGGGACGTTCCAGGGGTTCCCGGGAGTGTTTCCAGGGATTGCCGGGCGGCGGTGTGTCGGGATGCGCTTTGCCGGGGTCGATGTGCCGGACCCGCTCGTCCGCGTATTCCTTGGAGAGCAGTCCGTCAAGGGGGACCCGGGCGAAATCGGGGTCGCCGTAGAACGCTTCCCGGTCGGCGATGGCCAGCTTCAGAGCCTCCACCACGGTGTGGACGTACGCCGGGGAGTTGTGGCCCATGGCCCGGAGGTCGAAGTGTTCCAACAGGTTCAGGGTCTGCAGCAGAACCGGGGCCTGGGACCAGGTCCTCTGGCAGCAGATCTCGTAGCCGCGGTAACGGGTGCGCGCCGGCTCCTCGAACCGGGCCCGGTAGCCCGCCAGGTCCTCGGCGCTGAGAATCCCCCCGACACTGCGGGCGCATTCCACCAGGGTGCGTGCGAGGCCTCCCTGGTAGAAGTCTCGCCGGGCGGCCCGGATCCCCTCGATCCGATCCCTTGATCCCCCCGCGTCGCCGGCGGCCAGCCGCCGCAATGTTCGCGCCAGACCGGGTTGAACCAGGATCGACCCTGGCCGGGGAAGCTTCCCGTCCTGGAAGAAGATCTCGTTGCCGCCGGGCGGGTAGTGGTTGAACTGGTCCCGGGTGGCCTCGTTGTCGAGAGCGTCGATCATGTACTCGTAATGAGGAAACCCGGCCTGAGCCAGGTGAATGGCCGGCTCCAGGACCTGGGAAAGCGGGAGGTTCCCGTAGCGTTCCAGGAGCGACAGATATCCGTCCACAGCCCCCGGAACCGTGAAGGAGAGATGAGCCAGAGGTCCGGGACCGGTGGGGATCTCCTTCAGCCCCTGGTTCCGGTAGAACTCCAACGTTGCCTGCCGGGGCGCCGTACCCTGGCCGCTCAGTGACAGGAGGTCGCCGCTCTCGGCGTCGTAGAGCATGAAGACCGACTCGGCCGCCAGCGAGTACGACGCGATCGGTTCCGTCACGGCGGCCGCAAAACCGGCCGCCACCAGGGCGTCGAAGGCGTTGCCGCCCCCCAGCAGCATGCCCATCCCGGCCATGGAGGTCAGGTAGTGACCGCTGGAGATCACTCCCTGCGTGCCGTAGATCACCGGCCGGCCGGTTGAGGGGCGGCCGCTGGCGTCGGTCTGGGACGCAATCGGTCGAACCATGTCGGATTCCTCAGATTCCTTCGGGAGCGTCCATCCCTTGGACGGTCAGGCCAGGACCCGGTCGATCACTTCGCCGTGCACGTCGGTGAGGCGGAAGTGGCGTCCCTGGTACTTGTAGGTCAGCCGGGTGTGGTCGATGCCCAGGCAGTGGAGGAGGGTGGCCTGCAGGTCGTGGACGTGGACCGGGTCCTTCGTGATGTTGTACGAGAACTCGTCGGTCTCGCCCAGGACGACGCCCGGACGAACGCCGCCGCCGGTCATCCAGATGGTGAAGCACCGGGGGTGGTGGTCGCGGCCGTAGTCGGTTTCGGTCAGCGGTCCCTGGCAGTAGACGGTGCGCCCGAACTCGCCTCCCCAGACCACCAGCGTGTCCTCCAGCATGCCCCGCTGCTTCAGGTCCTGCACCAGCGCGGCCGAGGCCCGGTCGGTGGCCTTGCACTGCCGGGGGAGGGCGGTGGGCAGCTTGCCATGCTGATCCCAGCCCCGGTGGAAGACCTGGATGAAGCGCACTCCCCGCTCGGCCAGGCGACGGGCCAGCAGGCAGTTGGAGGCGAAGGTCCCCGGCTCCCGGGCGTCCTCGCCATAGAGCTGGAAGATGTGATCCGGCTCAGCCGAAAGGTCGGTGAACTCGGGCACGGAGGTCTGCATGCGGAAGGCCATTTCGTATTGGGAGATCCGGGCCGAGATCTCGGGGTCGCCCGACTCCTCCAGCTTGATCCGGTTCAAGCGGTTCAGGGCATCCAGAAAATGCCGGCGGCTCTCCCGTCCGAAGCCCTTGGGATCGGAGAGGTAGAGGACCGGGTCCCCGACGGAACGGAACTTGACTCCCTGGTAGCGGCTGGGCAGGAAGCCGCTGCCCCAGAGGCGGTCGTAGAGTGGCTGCCCGCCGGTCCCTTGGGTGACCATGACCACGAAGGCCGGCAGGTTGCTGTTCTCGTTCCCCAAGCCGTAGGCCAGCCACGCCCCCAGACTGGGCCGCCCGGCGATCTGGGCGCCGGTCAGGAGAAACGTGACGGCCGGATCGTGATTGATGGCCTCCGTATGCATGGACCGGATGAAGCAGAGGTCGTCGGCGATCTCTGCGGTCCGGGGCAGGAGCTCGCTGATCCAGGCGCCCGATTGGCCGTGTCGGGCGAACTCGTAGATGGAAGGCGCCACGGGAAAACTGCCCTGCTCGGAGGTCATGCTGGTGAGGCGCTGGCCCTGGCGGATGGACTCGGGCAGCTCCTCGCCCCGGCGCCGGGCCAGGGCCGGCTTGTAGTCGAACAGGTCCATCTGGGAGGGCCCTCCCGACTGGAACAGCCAGATCACCCGCTTGGCCGTGGGAGCGAAGTGGGGCAGGGACGGGATTCTGGGGGAAACGGCGGGGGTGGTCCCGTCCGCGGCGGTGCGGCCCGCCTGAAGGTCCTGCTGGAGCAGGGAGCCCAGGGCGGCGGTCCCGATTCCGGCGGCCGTGGCGCCGAAGAAGTGGCGCCGGGTCTGCATCAGTCGATATCGGTTCCAGGGATCCATGTCCACGTCACTCCTTGGTAATGGCCTCGTCCAGATTCAGGATAACGCTGGCGAGACCGGCATAGGAAGCCAATTCTTGCGCGTCCAGATTCTCATTGGGGGCCGACGCACCTGCCGAGAGGTAGTCCAACGCCTCTTGGGGCCGGGACCTGAAGTCCTCTTCGAACCGCACCAGAGCCTCGACAAGCGCGGTCTGCTCCGATGTCCGGGGCCAGCGGGCGGTGACCAGGCGGAAACCGTAGGCGACACGCGCCAGGGGCGTTGAGCCGCCTTCCTCCAGCATGCGCTCCGCCAACCGGCGGGAGGCCTCCAGGTAGGTCTCGTCGTTCATCAGGTTCAGGGCCTGCAGCGGCGTGTTGGTCCGGTCGTTGCGCACGACGCAGGCTTCGCGGGTGGAGGCGTCGAACGTCACCATGGCCGGCGGCGCGATGGTCCGCCTCCAGAAGGTATAGAGGCTCCTGCGATAGAGGCCCTCACCCTGGTCCGCTTCGTAGCCCCCCTTTTTGAAGGTCAGCTCCTGCCACAGTCCCGGGGGCTGGTAGGGCTTGACCGAAGGTCCGCCCAGCTTCTCGGCAAGCAGGCCGGAAACGGCCAGAGCCTGGTCGCGGATCACCTGGGCCGGCAGGCGAAGCCGGGGCGCCCGGGCCAGCAGCCGGTTCTCCGGATCCCTCCGGGACAGCTCCGGCGACTGACGGGAGGACTGGCGGTAGGTGGCGCTGGTCACGACGGTTCTGAGCAGCGCCTTGACGTCCCAGCCGTTCTCCATGAACTCCGCGGCCAGCCAGTCCAGCAATCGGGGATGGGTGGGCTGGTCGCCCTGGGAGCCGAAGTCCTCGGGAGTCCGCACCAGACCGGCTCCGAACAGCATCTGCCAGAGCCGGTTCACCGTCACCCGGGCCGTCAAGGGGTTGGACCGGTCCACGAGCCACCGCGCCAGCTCCAGGCGGTCCGCGACGGACGCTCCCGGTTTCGTATCCATGGCCGCCGGGACCCCCGGCTCCACGGGATCGGTGCGGGCGTCGTACGCGCCCCGGTCCAGCACGTAGGACTGCCGCCTGCGGATCCGCTCCTTCATGACCATGACGGTGGGAAGGGAGTCGTAGTGGTCCTGGCGCTGCTGCCGGGCCTCCCGCAATTCCTGGACCGCCTGTAGAACGGCCTCCGGTGCGTGGCCGCCCTCCAGGAAACAGAGGTCCAACTTGGCCTGCTGGACACTACTGCGATCCGAAGGGGCGATTGCCGCGATCTCCGAGACCGGATCCAGGAGCCCGATCACCTTCGCCTCCCGGTCCGAGAGCGCCCGGCCGTAGACCCGGACCTCGTCGATGAACCCGTCGAAACGGTCGTCGGGACCCTCGCCGACCCCGATCCGGAAGTCCCGTTTCGGGCCCATGGGGTTGAGCAGGTAGTCGAACAACACCACCGGCTTCTGAAGGACGCCGTTCAGGTGGAGCCGGAACCCGCTGGCGTTGCGCTTGCCGTCATAGCTCAAGACCACGTGGTGCCAGCGGTTCAGATCCAGCACCTGCTCCGTCTCCAGACGCGCGCCCAGGTCCGACCAGCGGTAGGTGAAGTTGAATCGCAGCTTCCCTTCCCGCAGGTACAGGCCGTAACCGCGTCCCCGGAATCGGTCCACGACGCTGGAGACGATGGCCCCCTCGCCGGACCGGGGATAAAACCAGGCCGAGAGGGTGAACGGTTCCATGTAGTCGAAGCTGGCGACGGGACCGCCGTTGACGAAACGGCCGTCGAAGCGCCCCGCCTGCCCCATTCGTCCCGGCACGAATTCCAGTCCCGGCTCCGGACCGCCGTCCACGAAGGGCGGCTCGGGCGGGGGAGCTTCCGCCTTGGCCGGCTCCTCTTGCGCCTGCTCCTTCTCTTTCTCTTTCTTCTCGGCTTCCTCCTTCCACACCCGCTTCAGATTCCCCGTGGTCTCGGACCAGTCGCCGTCCAGGGGGAAATGCACCAACAGGCCTCGATCCAGAGTCCAGTCCCCGACCCGTCCCGTCTTGGCGAACTCCGTTTCCCAGTCGCGCTGCGCCTTTCTTCGTTGGCCGTCCAGCTCATCAAGGCGGAGCTGGGCCTCCCGGACCTCGGCGTCCAGCTCCATGAGGCGGGCCTCCTGCGACGGCGTCGGCGCTTTGATCACCGGATCCTCGTTGCCGTAGTTGTAGACGAAGCCCCGCTCGGGGACGTTGTTGAAGAAGGAGAAGAACCGGTAGTACTCCTGCTGGCTGATGGGGTCGTATTTGTGGTCGTGACAGCGGGCGCACCCCACCGTCAGTCCCATCCAGACCGTGGAGGTGGTCTCCACCCGGTCGGCCACGTATTCGACCCGCAGCTCCTCGTCGATGGAGCCCCCCTCGGCGCTGGTCCGGTGGTTCCGGTTGAATCCGGTGGCGACGATCTGATCCTGCGTCGCTCCCTCCAGCAGATCTCCCGCCAATTGCTCGATGGTGAACTGATGGAAACCGAGGTTCCGGTTGAAGGCGTCGATGACCCAGTCGCGCCAGCGCCACATGTGGCGGATGCCGTCGCTCTGGTAGCCGTTGGTGTCGGCGTAGCGGGCCGCTTCCAGCCAGCGGACCGCCATGTGCTCTCCGTACCGGGTGGAGCCGAGCAACCGGTCCACCAGCTTCTCGTAGGCGTCCGGCGACGGGTCCCGCAGGAAACGGTCCAGGTCCCGGGGCGTGGGAGGCAGACCCGTCAGGTCCAGGGTCACGCGGCGGACCAGCGTCTCCGGTGCGGCCTCGGGCGAGGGTGCAAGATCGTTCTCCTCGAGACGTTGCAGGACGAAGGCGTCCAGTCCGTTGCGGAGCCAGCCGCGCTCTTGGACTGCCGGCGGGTCCGGCTTGCGGACCGGGAGGAAGGCCCAGTGCGGCTGCCAGGACGCGCCCTGGTCGATCCAGCTCTCGACCTGGCGGATCTGGAGGTCGCTCAAGGGCTCATGGCCCAGATAGCCCGGGGGCATACGGGAGGCGGGATCGGGGCTGGCGATCCTTTGATAGAGGAGACTCTGGCGGGCGCTTCCGGGAACCACAACGGAGCCATTCCCGTTCCGCTCGGCGGCGATGCCGTCAGCGGTGTCCAGGCGCAACGAGGCCTGGCGCTGGCCAGCGTCGGGTCCGTGGCAGGTGAAGCATTTCTCGGAGAGGATGGGCCGGATGTCGCGGTTGAAGTCGATGTCGGCGGGGGCGGTCGCCGCGGCCGCCATTGCAGGGAGGACAACCGTCAGACACCAAGCCAAGAAACAAGTCCCGGACCGAAGTTTTGGCATGATTCCCCGCGACCATCCCCGGTCGGATGTCGTAATGACCGTTGCCCGACGGCTGGGAGCCATCTTAGCCAAGAGCGGGTAATTCAGGCAACGATTGGAGGGGGGACTGTTCGTCTCCCCCATTCTTCGGCGTCACTGGAGGAAAGCGTAAAGGAGGGATCCGCCCCCTAAACCCCCCGGAATCGGGGGTTAAAAACCCCGCTCCTATCGATTCTCAAGTAGGATAGCGGCAGATGTTGAATCCAGGTTCAGGCAATTTGCCCGCGTCTCGCCGGGCCGTCGCTTCCTGGTGCCTTTTCGACTTCGCCAATTCCCCCTTCACCACGCTGGTGGTGACCTTCATCTACGCGTCCTACTTCACTCAGGCCATCGCTCCCGACACCATCTCGGGGACGTTGTCCTGGTCGCGGGCCGTCACCGTCACCGCCCTGGCCGTGGCCCTGCTGTCGCCGATCCTGGGAGTCGTCGCCGACCGGGGCGGCTACCGCAAGTTCTTCCTGTTGCTGTGGACCGCCGCCTGCGCCCTCTTCACGGCCCTCCTCTACCTGCCCGTTCCGGGTCAGGTCTTCGAGGCCCTGCTCTGGTTCACGCTGGCCAACATCGCCTTCGAGATGTCCCTGGTCTTCTACAACGCTCTCCTGCCGGATATCGCTTCCCGGGATCGCATCGGACGCATCTCCGGCTATGGGTGGTCCCTGGGTTACGTCGGCGGACTGGCCGCCATGGCCGTGGCCTTCGTGGGGTTCGTGGATGCGGAGGTTCCCTGGTTCGGATTCAGTCGGGAGGCCGGAGCCCATATCCGAGCCACCAACCTTCTGGTCGCCGCCTGGCTCGTCGTCTTTACGCTTCCCCTGATCCTCTGGGTGCGGGAGACCCAGCCCCGAGCGCCGCTGTCGTCCCGGATGTTGTTGTCTTCTTTCCGCCACCTGGCGGTCGCCTTCCGCGACGTGCGCCGCTACCGGGAGATCTCCAAGCTCCTCCTGGCCCGGCTGCTCTACAACGACGGCCTGGTCACCATCTTCGCCTTCGGCGGCATCTACGCCACCGGGACCTTCGGCTTCACCTTCTCGGAACTGATGATCTTCGGGCTCGCCCTGAACGTGGCGGCCGGCGTCGGCGCGTTCTTCCTGGGCCACCTGGACGACCGGGTCGGCGGGAAGCGGACCATCCAGATCAGCCTCTGGGGTCTCATCATCGCGGCCATCGTCGCCATCCTGACCACCAGCCGCCCCATGTTCTGGGCCGCCTGCATCCTGGTCGGCATCTGCTCCGGTCCCAACCAGTCCGCCAGCCGTTCGCTCCTGGGCCGGTTCGTTCCGCGGGACAAGGAGAACGAGTTCTTCGGCCTCTTCGCCTTCTCGGGCAAGGCGACCGCCTTCCTGGGCCCCCTGCTGGTGGGCGTGTTGACCAGCCAGTTCAATTCCCAGAGGGTGGGCATGTCGACCATGCTCCTCTTTTTCGCCGCCGGCCTCTGGATGCTCCGGTACGTGGACGAAGAGAAGGGCTGCCGGGACTCGGGAAGAGACTGACGCCGCTACGTTCGACATCTCCCTTGGGACCGGGTTATCCTTTCGCGGATTTGTGATTCCGGATTTTTTGAAAAATTGGGTGAGGAGAGATTCATGACTCAGAGCGTTGCCTCGATTGCGGAGAGTTTTCGTGCCCGGACAGCCCGGTCGCGGGAGATGTACGAGGCGGGAACCTCGTTCACGGCGGGTCCGGCCAAAGGGGCTTACTACTACCGTCCCTATCCTCTGTCCATGGATCGGGGAGAGGGCTGCCATCTTTGGGACGTGGACGGGAACAAGTACCTGGACTGCGCCAATCACCACACGGCACAGGTGCTGGGGCACAACCACCCGCGGGTGATGGAGGCCGTCCGGACCCAGATGTCCAGAGGCCTGGCCGTGGGCGCTCCCATGGGGCCGGAAGCCGAGATCGCCGAGGAGATGTGCCGCCGGGTCGACTCCGTGGACCGGATCCGCTTCGTCAACTCGGGAACCGAAGCCACGCTGCACGCGATTCGGCTGGCTCGCGGATTTTCCGGGAAAACCAAGATCGCCAAGTTGGAAGGGGGCTATCACGGCAGTCACGATCTGGTGGAAGTCAGCGTGGCGCCGCCTCTCGACAAGGCGGGCCCGGCCCATGCGCCCCACTCGGTCCCCGGAGCGGGCGGGAGTTCCCCCAGCGTGGCTGACGAGGTCCTGATCCTGCCCTACAACGACGAGGAAGCGGCGGAACGGCTCATCGTGGAGAATCGGGACGATCTGGCCTGCGTGATCTTCGATCCCAGGTGCGGGATCCTGCACACGCGGCCCGAGTTCGCCCGGGCGGTCCGGCGAATCACCCGGGAGAACGGCGTCCTGCTCATCTTCGACGAGATCGTCGCCTTCCGCTCGTCACCAGGCGGACTGCAGGCGGTTTACGGCATCGACCCGGACCTGACCTGCTTCGGAAAGATCGTGGGCGGCGGCTTTCCCGTGGGTGCGTTCGGAGGCCGGGCCGACATGATGGATCTCCTGGACAACAGCAAGCCGCCGTCGGGCTTCTCCCAGAGCGGGACCTTCAGCGCCCATCCCCTGGCCATGGCGGCCGGCCTGGCCATGCTCCGGGAACTGACGCCCCAGGCGTGCGACCACCTGAACCGGCTGGGGGACCGGCTCACCTCCGGCCTCAACGAGATGTTCGCCCGGAAGGGGATCGTCGCCCAGTGCGTCAACACCGGCTCCGTCTTCAGCATCTACTTCAGCGATCGCGAATTGCGAAACTACCGGGACATGACCACCGTCGACAGCTCGCTGGTGTCTCCCACCTTCCTGGCCCTGCTGGAAGAGGGCTACTTCCTGGGTCACACGCTGGGGATGTGCTGCCTCTCGCTGCCCATGACCGATGAGGACATCGACGGCCTGATCGAAGCCACCGGCCGGGCCATCGCCCGGGCCCAGGCCGAATAGGAGCCGGGAGCCGGGAGCGACTTTCCTGTCGCCGGTGGAGCGGCGGTTTTCTTACCGCCGATGGGACCGGCGACTTTCCTGTCGCCAAAAAGGGGGGGTAGGGGGACGGAGTCCCCCTCTACACTTTCCGCCTGCGGAGTCACAAGGCAACATGGAAGAATGGGCGACAGGAAAGTTGCCCCTCCAATCGCCTCCTACCCGCTATTCACGACGTGATTCCGGTCCTCGCCCTTGAGCGGCAGCTCCACCCAGGCTCCGGAGCGGGCGTGGGAGAGGTGGAACCCGGCGATGGCTTCCAGGGTCTCGACGGCCTCCACGGCCGGGTAGGGAAACGGCGCCGTCCCCTCCAACCAGTCCACGATCTCGACGACCGCCACGTCCATGGAGGTGGCCTGCGCCCGGGGACTGGGCCACTCCTCGCTCCGGCCGTCCCAGTACTCGATCCGAACCTCCTCGCCTCCGGTGGTAGCCCGGCCCTCGGTGCCGTTGAAGCCGATCACCATGGGGACGCAGGCGTAGTCGGCGGCGTCCACCGTGGTCATGAGTCCCCCTTCCAACCGCATCACTCCCCAACCTCCCGGGTCCTGAAACGCGGGTCCCCGGCAGTCGGGCTTGCCGGCCAGATCCAGGGTCCCCGAGACCGCTTCCACCCGGCGGCCGGTGACGCATCGGATGGCGTCGAAGACGTGGGTCCCCACGTTGCCCAGGCGTCCGCTGCTCCACTGGGCCGTCACCGAGGTCAGCTCGCCCAGACCCCCGGCGGCGATGTGGTCCCTCAGCCTCCGGTAATTGGGGTTGTACCGGCGGTTGTGGTTGATGGCCAGCAATGACCCGGCTGCCTCGCAGGCGTCCACCATGTCGTGCCCGTCGGCCGCGGTGTTGGCAATCGGTTTCTCGCAAAGGATGGCCCGCACACCCTGGCGGGCGCAGGCCACCGTCATCTCCTTGTGGACCGGGGTATACGTCGCCACACCAACGATGTCGGGCTTTTCCTGCTCCAGCATCTCCCGCCAGTCGGCGTAGGTCCCGATCCCGGTCCGTTCGGTGAACCGCTGCCGCCGGCCCAGGTCGCGGCTGCTCCCGGCCACCACGTCGACGCGGGGATGGTTGGCCAGTGCGTCGATGTGGGTGCCGTCCAGATCCACCACCAACTGTCCCAAGGCGTCTCCCGAAACCTGGTCCGCGCCGCCGATGTAGCCCAGACCCATGATCACTGCCCGATGCGATGGATTCGTCATTCGTTTTGCTCCCTACAGGAATTTCAAGTGGGCTCACAATATAGAACGGCGGCCATGGCCGGTCAAAACGGCTCGTGGCGGATCTGCGGCGGAACCGTGTGGAAGATGCCGGCGGCCGGGACTAAACTGGCTCGCGGCATTCACGGAGTCCGTGACGGGTGTGGATCGCCTGTGAGGTTCCTGTAGATTGGCTGTGGATTACCGACTGGAGGAGTTGCCATGCCCCCTCGAAGAATCTGGGTGTTGATCGCTTCGGCTGCCGTAGTCTTGGGATTGGCTCCCGTCTCCTACGCCGAATCCCCCAAGGGCCCGATCCAGGTCCGGATCTGGAAGAACGTCATGGTGCCGATGCGCGACGGCGTCCGCCTGGCTACCGACGTCTATCTGCCCAACGGCGAGACCACCCCTCCGGGTCCCTTCCCCGTCATCCTCGTCCGGCACCCCTACGGGAAGCACAGGTCGGCCGCGACCGCCGAGTTCTTCACCACCCACGGCTACGCGGCGGCGATCCAGGACACGCGGGGCCGGTACGACTCGGAGGGGGAATTCTACATCTACGTCAACGAGGGGGAGGACGGGTACGACGCCGTGGAGTGGATCGCCTCCCAACCCTGGTCCAACGGCAACGTGGGGACCTACGGCGGATCCTATTCGGCCGCCTGCCAGAACGCCCTGGCGGCCCTGAGGCCGCCCCATCTGAGGACCATGTTCGCCTACGTGGGCACCTCCAACTACATCGAGGACGGAGCGGGCCGCGGTGGAGCCTTCGCCCTGCTGCACAACATGGTCTACGGGTTCCGCCTGGCTCAGACGGGCAAGGAGACCAAACCCGCCGATCCGGACCAGGAAGAAGACACGCCCACGCTGGAGGCCATGACCCGGGCCAACGAGCAATTGCGAAGCTGGCTCATGGCGGCGCCCCTCAAGTCCACCTCCCCGTTGTCCTGGACCCCCTCCTACGCCAAGTGGTACGCCGACTGGCGGGCGCATCCCACCTACGACGACTACTGGCAGCAGAACGGCTACAACTTCGAGGAGCGTTATTCCCAGTACCCGGACATCCCCATCTTCTACATCGGCGGCTGGTACGACATCTTCAAGCGCGGGACCGTGAAGAACTTCCAGGGCTTGACCGGACGGCAGGGCTACGTCCGGCTCCTGGTGGGGCCCTGGACCCACTCCACGCAGCAGACCTATGCCGGGGACGTGGACTTCGGTCCGGAGGCGAAGATGACGCTCCGGAAGAAGGCGTTGAGGTGGTTCGAC
This is a stretch of genomic DNA from Acidobacteriota bacterium. It encodes these proteins:
- a CDS encoding aspartate aminotransferase family protein encodes the protein MTQSVASIAESFRARTARSREMYEAGTSFTAGPAKGAYYYRPYPLSMDRGEGCHLWDVDGNKYLDCANHHTAQVLGHNHPRVMEAVRTQMSRGLAVGAPMGPEAEIAEEMCRRVDSVDRIRFVNSGTEATLHAIRLARGFSGKTKIAKLEGGYHGSHDLVEVSVAPPLDKAGPAHAPHSVPGAGGSSPSVADEVLILPYNDEEAAERLIVENRDDLACVIFDPRCGILHTRPEFARAVRRITRENGVLLIFDEIVAFRSSPGGLQAVYGIDPDLTCFGKIVGGGFPVGAFGGRADMMDLLDNSKPPSGFSQSGTFSAHPLAMAAGLAMLRELTPQACDHLNRLGDRLTSGLNEMFARKGIVAQCVNTGSVFSIYFSDRELRNYRDMTTVDSSLVSPTFLALLEEGYFLGHTLGMCCLSLPMTDEDIDGLIEATGRAIARAQAE
- a CDS encoding MFS transporter; amino-acid sequence: MLNPGSGNLPASRRAVASWCLFDFANSPFTTLVVTFIYASYFTQAIAPDTISGTLSWSRAVTVTALAVALLSPILGVVADRGGYRKFFLLLWTAACALFTALLYLPVPGQVFEALLWFTLANIAFEMSLVFYNALLPDIASRDRIGRISGYGWSLGYVGGLAAMAVAFVGFVDAEVPWFGFSREAGAHIRATNLLVAAWLVVFTLPLILWVRETQPRAPLSSRMLLSSFRHLAVAFRDVRRYREISKLLLARLLYNDGLVTIFAFGGIYATGTFGFTFSELMIFGLALNVAAGVGAFFLGHLDDRVGGKRTIQISLWGLIIAAIVAILTTSRPMFWAACILVGICSGPNQSASRSLLGRFVPRDKENEFFGLFAFSGKATAFLGPLLVGVLTSQFNSQRVGMSTMLLFFAAGLWMLRYVDEEKGCRDSGRD
- a CDS encoding Gfo/Idh/MocA family oxidoreductase, whose translation is MTNPSHRAVIMGLGYIGGADQVSGDALGQLVVDLDGTHIDALANHPRVDVVAGSSRDLGRRQRFTERTGIGTYADWREMLEQEKPDIVGVATYTPVHKEMTVACARQGVRAILCEKPIANTAADGHDMVDACEAAGSLLAINHNRRYNPNYRRLRDHIAAGGLGELTSVTAQWSSGRLGNVGTHVFDAIRCVTGRRVEAVSGTLDLAGKPDCRGPAFQDPGGWGVMRLEGGLMTTVDAADYACVPMVIGFNGTEGRATTGGEEVRIEYWDGRSEEWPSPRAQATSMDVAVVEIVDWLEGTAPFPYPAVEAVETLEAIAGFHLSHARSGAWVELPLKGEDRNHVVNSG
- a CDS encoding CocE/NonD family hydrolase — its product is MPPRRIWVLIASAAVVLGLAPVSYAESPKGPIQVRIWKNVMVPMRDGVRLATDVYLPNGETTPPGPFPVILVRHPYGKHRSAATAEFFTTHGYAAAIQDTRGRYDSEGEFYIYVNEGEDGYDAVEWIASQPWSNGNVGTYGGSYSAACQNALAALRPPHLRTMFAYVGTSNYIEDGAGRGGAFALLHNMVYGFRLAQTGKETKPADPDQEEDTPTLEAMTRANEQLRSWLMAAPLKSTSPLSWTPSYAKWYADWRAHPTYDDYWQQNGYNFEERYSQYPDIPIFYIGGWYDIFKRGTVKNFQGLTGRQGYVRLLVGPWTHSTQQTYAGDVDFGPEAKMTLRKKALRWFDQFLKGKDLGLDKKPRVRYFVMGAESAKRNEKGRLQSGGAWKTSETWPPAESRQLRLYLHVDGSLRREPPRETGRSGFEYDPRNPVPTIGGNIDSGKRLVRRGAHNQVPLEGDFPATDLLPLSSRSDVLSFQTPPLEEDLEIAGPMRVELWVSSSAKDTDFTAKLMDVYPPSADYPEGYAMNLEDGILRMRFRESREREELMEPGTVYRVEVDLWDTANRFHKGHRVRLDVSSSNFPFYDVNPNTGEFLGRHTHLKTAVNSVYHAPGRASALVLTVPE